caagaacaaaagtCCCAATGATCTCAGCACCCAAACCAGTTCCCTTATTGAAACCATCTTGTAGCTCATTGGCTCCACCACCATAGGTATTGTAGTAACTCTTTTGGAACCACTTGACTAACCCACAACCACAAATGGCACCCAAGCACTGAGCCACCATGTACATCACGGCTCGAACCAGTGACACCTTTCGTCCTAAGAACAACCCAAAGGTCACAGCCGGGTTGATATGTCCTCCTGCAAGTGTCTAATTACATTATATTCGTTGTTAACTTTTGTTTGGTTAGCAggaaaacatatatatagtaCTCACCGGAGATACCGGCGGTGCAGTAAACAAGAATAAAGATCATGCCACCAAAAGCCCAAGCAATACCAAGGATGCCAACACCACCACAATCAGGATCGACGGTGTTCTTTAAAGGGTCGGTTTGGACCTTGTAGCCAATCACAGTCAATACTGTGACATACAAGAAGAGAAGGGTAGCAATGAACTCAGCAATCAAAGCCCTATAAAATGACCATTGGGTGAGCTCTTCAGCATTTATCAATGGCGCCGGTGGTGGGTCATGGTAGTCTCTTCCCGCTGCCGTCTCTACATCCTTAACcatattttgcttgttttggcTTGGAATTTGTGGGTCTAAAGCAAAAGCTGAAGAGATGAAGAGAGTTGAGTGGGAGAAGAAGGGTATATAAAGGAGGGAGGATTCTACTGATTAAACAAAgtaattatgtttaagtttaaattaatgATCATTTTATGATTCATTTTTAGCTGTCCAATCCACCTTTgattttccattgtttaatGATTACTAACACGAAAGAAccaatacaaatatatatatatatatatatataaccaaaaaaaatgcaaatgcaaCATAGCAGATAAAAAGAGATACTGAATtctaagaaacaaaacaaaaagggaagtaaaaaaatagagattaaaattgaattataatgtTCCTTAATCTCATTCtattagtttataatttaaaagctTATCATAATCAAATCATTGCCtgcaaaacaaaatagaaattaaattaggtcATTTTAAGATTATCGAAAACTcatagaaagagaaaaaaacatataaataggTAGGGTTTCCACTGTAATTAGTAAATTAGGCAACACCGTTTGCCCTTACCTAAAACCTAATTCAACAATTTGCTACATTATTccacatcattaaattaaatttaatacttttaattatatctattcTTTTTTACATATTCATCATTTCAACATAGCATTAACAAccataatttttacatattggaacacaattttaaatttttttggttttgggaaTTTGGTAACTTTCCATTTGACAAGTCatggaaaaaaatcataattaataaaagcatttaaaaaaGTCGGTCCTTGACATTAAAACCTACATGCAAATTGCAAAGCTTCCACCGAACCTCATCAACTTTTTCGcaataaagttataaaatgtaatttataaatggtctaattagAACTCCATCCCTCTATCTTATGATTGgtccctttattttaatttttctactttATAATAATTCAACACTCTTACCCACTTGTCTAATTTCTAAGTTTTTAAAAGTAtgaaaaactgaaataaaaacttaaatttcaaatatttataaaaaaaatgccaTAAAATACATGATTCATGCCAAATGGACGtttatcacatatatatatttgttctcAAACGTTAACCTCATAGTATGATCATCTACCATCttctaaattccaaatttttatataaactctGTGCGTTGCTTTTGTTTGGATTTGGGGTTATTCTGGTGGCCACGTATTATCCTGATTCCGAAATATTCAAAATCTAATATAGTGTGTAGGCTGGGCGGTGGCCTTTTTCTTCCTTGGTATGGGACTATGTCATGTTGTTTGTTAGTGATGGATTACCAACCCTCGTTCTTTTATTCATCACTCAAGGCTGGATGCGGTTCTCGTTACTCTgaccatttttcttttcctcaattaatttaattccccgtcttttgttttattaatttatttgaaataaaaaaataaaaaaaataacaattcaactaattttttaacttgGTTCAATTTGTCATCTTTAAAGTAGTATCTCGGCTAGTTTCACATTCATCAATTAGTTGGTCCGCTAGttttgattgatgaaaaaaaaatttaaatcctaTCAGGTTGAGCAAGTAGGTGATAaagttcaaaaacaaaataaatcgcTAGCGTCTCGACCTTAGAGGGAAAATTTTGAGCATTGTTGACATTACCAGGTAttataaaggaagaataaagaaCAAGAGAGAGagtgtataaaaaaattaaaataaaagaattaaaaattgttGTTATCAactaaagttataaaattttgacaCAAAATGAGTAATGAAAAATAGCTTGAGTATTTGCgacaaaaaaaatactaaaatgagaAGAATGGTATAATTTATATACCCACTAGTTTCTTTATCCGTGCAAAGCATGGGTTTACTTTTTATATagattatttgaaatataatgTGCTTGTAATATTGTagtatttcaaatatattacaagcataaattttatgaaaaaatattaaaatttaaatagtattaaaactattttactcgagatgtatattttctttttataaatattttaataaaaatgtaaacatattttaaacaaaatgatttAATGTGAGACAAAACTAAGGTCATAgttttatttacaataaaagttaggaaagtgttgaaaaatatgaaactgGCAATTTGATGCCAGAGAGAGTGCCCACTCCCCTACCGACCAAATTTGTGTTGAGACAGTTTCTATATTTAGGTGTTTGCAATTTATTGAACCTTATTTTTGGGCTATAATAATTACATGGTGAATATCTGACTCATTATGAAAGATCATTTTGCTTGGGAATACTAACATTGGTAGATAATTTGGATCAAAATTCCCCAAAGCAATCCCTTAGATTATGGATTTTGGATTGGATCATGATTCTGCTAATGAGCTACATAGAGTTCACATTTacttcatatattattatattgtattactTTTATAGTATTAATGTTTTATTGGGGTTGTATTAGATCTTTTATTGTAAGCAAGTCTTGAAATCAATGTCTACATATTTGAGAGACTTGCCTAGGATAATGTATTGAGAGTTAGGCACTTAATTTATTCTTGTGAGGATAATTTGTAAGAGTGTTTTTTGTTAGTAAATTCTTTGGTTGTGGTTTTACTTGCTGTGATCATAGTGGTGAGAGTATTGTATCTTTAAAGTGCAACGGTAAGGGAAACAATCACAGTGTGTAGGCTCGCTTTATAATTGTTGAAGAGAGTGCATACTTCTCACTGAGCTGAGCTTCACAAATGTAGGGAAACCAAACTACGTAATCATCTTCTTGTGTCttgtgtgtttattatttttagtttagtccCTAGAGAAGCACCTACCATCTCAAGCACCAATTTGATCATGAAGTTTTTGTTCTTAGCAACGTATTTTAGCTaataattggtatcagagcctaaCACTTAGAGTAGCTAGTAGAAATTCAAAGTGTTGCTAAGATCTAAATATGGAAGGTTCATCCACGTCAAGACCCCCTATGCTTGAAGTTGGCAATTATGCCTACTAAAAAGCACACATGAAGGCCTATTTAAAGTCAATTGATGAGAAAGCTTGGCATGCTATGTTAACTGAATTGGAGGCACCTAAAATGGATAGTGACAATGAGAgaataacaaagtaaaaaatGGACCATAGAGGAAGAGAAGTTGACAAATGTTAATTCAAAGGCATTATATGCAATTTTCTATAAAGTGGATATGCAAGAATCCAAAAGAATTGTCAGATGTATTGTGGCAAAAAATGCTTTGGATATCTTAGAAACAACACATGAAGGAACCTCCACAGTCAAGCAATCAAAAATGTAAATGCTAACTTCGAGATTTGAAAGTTTGAGGATGCAGGAGTCAAAGAcaattggtgaattttatgaaaaattgcATTTGAAAGCCAAGCTTCTAAGAAAGGCGCTAAGATCTCTCCCTGAAAGATTTTCCATCAAGGTCACTGCCATTGAAGAGGCCAAGAACCTTGAACAACTAGCCAAGATAAACTCATTGGTTCTCTACAAACCTTTGAGATAAATCTAGATGAAGCAAAACGAATCAAAGGAAAAGaggataaaaatatttcttttcaagTCAATAAGGAAGTACCCACTTCTTGAAATACTACATTAGAGGACTTACAAGAAGAGATGGCCTTGCTTACTCGGAATTTTAATAATGCATTCAAACAACAATCAAGGAGATTCAAGAAATTTGAAGCCAATACCAGTTTTCCCAAAAACAAGTCAAAGAGAGTCGAGATCAAAGAAGAACCTAAGAAGGACAAAAAGAAATGTGTACAATGCTATGAATGTTAAGGGTTTGGCCACATTCAATCTGAGTGTGCTAACAccctaaaaagaagaaaaagtctCTTTGTGTGACATGGAGTGATGAGGATTCCTCTAGTGGTTCTGACTTAGAAAATGATCATCAAAACTTTATTGCTTTTACTGCTAATGTTGACAAAGAGGATTCTGATATAAAGTTTTGTGGTGAAAATGATGAAGACTTTCCGAAGACTTATAAAGAGATGTTTGGTAAATGCGCAATGGTGTGTGAGATCAACACTCAACTGTCTCAAGAAAACAAGTGTTTGAAATATGAGAATGTTGCTTTGACTAATCAAGCGGTTGcatgtaacaacctgattttcAATAGTGTCGTAAAACTCGGGTTTTGGATCGGATTAATTGAGTTGAGCtagtaaata
The Gossypium raimondii isolate GPD5lz chromosome 8, ASM2569854v1, whole genome shotgun sequence DNA segment above includes these coding regions:
- the LOC105792390 gene encoding probable aquaporin PIP2-2; this translates as MVKDVETAAGRDYHDPPPAPLINAEELTQWSFYRALIAEFIATLLFLYVTVLTVIGYKVQTDPLKNTVDPDCGGVGILGIAWAFGGMIFILVYCTAGISGGHINPAVTFGLFLGRKVSLVRAVMYMVAQCLGAICGCGLVKWFQKSYYNTYGGGANELQDGFNKGTGLGAEIIGTFVLVYTVFSATDPKRNARDSHVPVLAPLPIGFAVFMVHLATIPITGTGINPARSFGAAVIYNKDKAWDDQWMFWVGPFIGAAIAANYHQYILRAGAMKALGSFRSNA